A window of Rubricoccus marinus contains these coding sequences:
- a CDS encoding saccharopine dehydrogenase family protein yields MSFLLYGATGYTGRLIADLAVERGHRPVLAGRTEATLAPLAESLGLDHVTVSLDDARGLDRALDSVGAVLHAAGPFSRTSAPMADACLRTRTPYLDITGEISVFESLAARAREAEEAGVPLLPGVGFDVVPTDCLALHLRQRLPSATRLQLAIRALGAASHGTAQTAVENAGEGGAARIGGRIVSVPAAHHQIRADFGDGRPRLCTAIPWGDVSTAYHSTGIPNVTTYAALPSSAVRAMKASRWLGPVLTAAPVQGLLRRLVSSRVSGPSAEQRARGRSYVWGEATDGDGGRVVARWAGPEGYSLTADTALRATLRVLGGGISPGFQTPSLTFGADFALKPEDTSREDVV; encoded by the coding sequence CTCTATGGCGCCACCGGCTACACCGGGCGCCTTATCGCCGATCTGGCCGTCGAGCGCGGGCACCGCCCCGTCCTCGCAGGCCGCACCGAAGCCACGCTCGCGCCTCTGGCGGAGAGCCTGGGCCTGGACCACGTCACGGTCTCGCTAGACGACGCCAGAGGCCTGGATCGGGCGCTGGACTCGGTCGGCGCGGTTCTGCACGCGGCGGGGCCGTTTTCGCGCACGTCGGCGCCGATGGCCGACGCCTGCCTCCGCACGCGCACGCCGTACCTCGACATCACGGGCGAGATCAGCGTGTTCGAGTCGCTCGCGGCCCGCGCGCGAGAGGCCGAGGAAGCGGGCGTGCCGCTCTTGCCCGGCGTCGGCTTCGACGTGGTCCCGACGGACTGCCTCGCGCTGCACCTCCGCCAGAGGCTGCCCAGCGCCACGCGGTTGCAGCTCGCGATCCGCGCGCTCGGCGCGGCCTCGCACGGCACGGCGCAGACGGCGGTGGAGAACGCCGGCGAAGGCGGCGCGGCGCGCATCGGCGGGCGCATCGTGAGCGTTCCGGCGGCGCACCACCAGATCCGCGCCGACTTCGGCGACGGGCGCCCGCGGCTCTGCACGGCCATCCCGTGGGGCGACGTGAGCACGGCCTACCACTCTACGGGCATCCCCAACGTCACGACCTACGCGGCCCTGCCCTCCAGCGCCGTTCGTGCGATGAAAGCCAGCCGGTGGCTCGGCCCCGTCCTCACGGCCGCGCCCGTCCAAGGCCTCTTGCGCCGCCTCGTGTCCTCGCGCGTGAGCGGGCCGAGCGCGGAACAGCGCGCCAGAGGCCGCTCCTACGTCTGGGGCGAAGCCACCGACGGCGACGGCGGCCGCGTGGTCGCCCGGTGGGCCGGACCCGAGGGCTACTCGCTCACGGCCGATACGGCGCTTCGCGCCACGCTTCGCGTTCTGGGCGGCGGCATCTCGCCGGGCTTCCAAACCCCGTCCCTCACCTTCGGAGCCGACTTCGCGCTCAAACCAGAAGACACGTCCCGCGAGGACGTGGTGTGA
- a CDS encoding cupin domain-containing protein has translation MADQSVKKIDSSASPTGEMGQTYLVSGTKASMRLWNEAAGEGGEMHTRPYETLGYVVSGRVEIHIGDDIITCGEGDSYLVPDGAERRYKVLEDLTAVEATAPPAQVNDRDDASGK, from the coding sequence ATGGCCGACCAGTCCGTTAAGAAAATCGATTCCTCCGCCTCCCCGACCGGTGAGATGGGCCAGACCTACCTCGTCAGCGGCACCAAAGCCTCCATGCGCCTCTGGAACGAGGCCGCTGGCGAAGGCGGCGAGATGCACACCCGCCCGTACGAAACGCTGGGCTACGTGGTCTCCGGCCGCGTCGAGATCCACATCGGCGACGACATCATCACGTGCGGCGAGGGCGACAGCTACTTGGTGCCCGATGGCGCCGAGCGCCGCTACAAGGTCTTGGAGGATCTGACCGCCGTCGAGGCCACCGCGCCGCCGGCCCAGGTCAACGACCGCGACGACGCCAGCGGCAAGTAG
- a CDS encoding bifunctional 3-(3-hydroxy-phenyl)propionate/3-hydroxycinnamic acid hydroxylase → METSSYSVAIVGLGPVGAALAALLGEAGVRTVVLERETAPYSLPRAAHLDDEAMRVLQAAGVADEVRARGRTLDGFDLVDARGQTRLRARKAGGTRYGWPTATLIHQPTVERLLRQRIAALPSVDVRLGWEVAEIAQDDEGVALTGASGETVRASYAVGCDGARSRVRAAMDVPLDGGRFEERWLVVDTRLTAPLALSDRLLQIADRERPSTFVPFPGDRRRWEFKLRDDEPDALVTQEAWIRQRLAAHPTLRRENASGGSDSRLPLEIERAAVYTFRDVVARSWRQGRLLLAGDAAHQMPPFLGQGLGAGLRDAFDLAWRLRLVAGDCAGRRSGGASGAALLDGYEAERKPHVRRVTRLAAALGRLVSAQGALGALRDGALALAHRTPLAPKLLDLTLEGIRPVPLATAGAHAPRRSLLPQPDRLDDRLGTNWAILARDPAAWSGAPAHLPGVGLHVLPAPEALGETLGRFDALVVRPDRHVFGRYRAGEGERLWRDLEVALHLRGA, encoded by the coding sequence ATGGAGACTTCCTCGTACAGCGTCGCGATCGTGGGCCTCGGGCCGGTGGGCGCAGCGCTGGCGGCGCTGCTCGGGGAGGCGGGCGTGCGCACGGTCGTGCTGGAACGCGAGACGGCGCCATACTCCCTGCCGCGCGCGGCGCACTTGGACGACGAAGCCATGCGCGTCCTCCAGGCCGCTGGCGTCGCCGACGAGGTCCGCGCCAGAGGCCGCACGCTGGACGGCTTCGACTTGGTGGATGCCAGGGGCCAAACGCGCCTCCGCGCACGCAAGGCCGGTGGCACGCGCTACGGCTGGCCGACCGCGACGCTGATCCACCAGCCGACCGTGGAGCGCCTCTTGCGCCAGAGGATCGCTGCGCTCCCGAGCGTAGACGTGCGGCTGGGGTGGGAGGTCGCCGAGATCGCGCAGGACGACGAGGGCGTCGCGCTCACGGGTGCCTCTGGCGAGACGGTTCGGGCGTCGTACGCCGTGGGCTGCGACGGCGCCAGAAGCCGCGTTCGCGCCGCGATGGATGTGCCGCTGGACGGCGGGAGGTTCGAGGAGCGTTGGCTGGTCGTGGATACGCGCCTCACCGCGCCTCTGGCGCTGTCCGACCGGCTGCTCCAGATCGCGGACCGTGAGCGCCCGTCCACGTTTGTCCCGTTCCCCGGCGACCGGCGCCGCTGGGAGTTCAAGCTCCGCGACGACGAACCGGACGCGCTCGTGACGCAAGAGGCCTGGATCCGCCAGAGGCTCGCCGCACATCCGACGCTCAGACGGGAAAACGCCTCTGGCGGGTCCGACTCCCGGCTCCCGCTGGAGATCGAGCGCGCGGCCGTCTACACCTTCCGCGATGTTGTCGCGCGGTCCTGGCGCCAGGGGCGGTTGCTCCTCGCGGGCGACGCCGCGCACCAGATGCCTCCGTTTCTCGGCCAGGGCCTCGGCGCCGGACTGCGCGACGCGTTCGACCTCGCGTGGCGGCTGCGCCTCGTGGCCGGAGACTGCGCCGGGCGCCGATCCGGGGGCGCCAGCGGCGCTGCTCTCCTGGACGGCTACGAAGCCGAGCGGAAACCGCACGTGCGGCGCGTAACGCGGCTGGCGGCGGCGCTCGGCCGCCTCGTCTCCGCGCAGGGCGCCCTCGGAGCGCTCCGCGACGGCGCCCTCGCGCTGGCCCACCGCACGCCTCTGGCGCCGAAGCTGCTGGACCTCACACTTGAAGGCATCCGCCCCGTGCCTCTGGCGACCGCCGGCGCGCACGCGCCGCGCCGCTCGCTCCTGCCGCAACCCGACCGCCTGGACGACCGCCTCGGGACAAACTGGGCGATCCTCGCGCGAGACCCAGCCGCGTGGAGCGGAGCCCCCGCGCACCTCCCCGGCGTAGGCCTCCATGTCCTCCCCGCGCCAGAGGCCCTAGGCGAAACGCTGGGCCGCTTCGATGCGCTCGTCGTGCGCCCGGACCGACACGTTTTCGGACGCTACCGCGCGGGCGAAGGCGAACGCCTCTGGCGCGATCTCGAAGTAGCGCTGCACCTCCGCGGCGCCTGA
- the ychF gene encoding redox-regulated ATPase YchF, giving the protein MALRVGIVGLPNVGKSTLFNALSDAGAQAANFPFCTIEPNVGVVAVPDPRLDRLAELAGSKQTLPATIEFVDIAGLVAGASKGEGLGNKFLMHIREVDAIVHVVRCFEDPNVVHVEGSVDPLRDIETIETELILKDLETVEKGHQRVAKAVKTGDKSAKAEADFLARMEAHLSDGKPARTLEVTKEEGVILQGSFLLTAKPVLYAANVAEDNLPDGNAMSEKVAEHAKTEGAGSVVVSAELEAQLVELAPEDRAEFLEAAGVEEGGLAVLVRAAYALLGLITYFTAGPKESRAWTITKGTKAPQAAGVIHTDFERGFIRAETIPFEAYDRLESESAAREAGQMRSEGKEYVVSDGDVMLFRFNV; this is encoded by the coding sequence ATGGCACTCCGCGTCGGCATCGTCGGGCTCCCCAACGTGGGCAAGTCCACGCTCTTCAACGCGCTCTCCGACGCGGGAGCGCAAGCGGCCAACTTCCCGTTCTGCACCATCGAGCCCAACGTGGGCGTCGTGGCCGTGCCGGACCCGCGCCTGGACCGGCTGGCGGAGCTGGCGGGCAGCAAGCAGACCCTTCCCGCAACCATCGAGTTCGTGGACATCGCGGGGCTCGTCGCGGGCGCGAGCAAGGGCGAGGGGCTCGGCAACAAGTTCCTGATGCACATCCGCGAGGTGGACGCCATCGTCCACGTGGTCCGCTGCTTCGAGGACCCCAACGTGGTCCACGTCGAGGGCTCCGTCGATCCGCTGCGCGACATCGAGACGATCGAGACCGAGCTGATCCTGAAAGACCTGGAGACGGTCGAGAAGGGGCACCAGCGTGTGGCCAAGGCGGTCAAGACCGGCGACAAGAGCGCCAAGGCGGAGGCCGACTTCCTCGCGCGGATGGAGGCGCACCTCTCCGACGGCAAGCCCGCGCGCACGCTGGAGGTCACCAAGGAGGAGGGCGTGATCCTGCAGGGCTCGTTCCTGCTCACGGCCAAGCCGGTCCTCTACGCCGCGAACGTGGCCGAGGACAACCTGCCAGATGGCAACGCGATGTCCGAGAAGGTGGCCGAGCACGCGAAGACGGAAGGCGCCGGGTCGGTCGTCGTTTCCGCCGAGTTGGAAGCGCAGCTCGTCGAGCTCGCGCCAGAGGACCGCGCCGAGTTCCTGGAGGCCGCTGGCGTCGAGGAAGGCGGCCTGGCCGTCCTGGTCCGCGCCGCGTACGCGCTCCTGGGCCTCATCACCTACTTCACCGCCGGGCCGAAGGAGTCCCGCGCGTGGACCATCACGAAGGGCACCAAAGCGCCCCAGGCCGCTGGCGTCATCCACACCGACTTCGAGCGCGGCTTTATCCGCGCCGAGACGATCCCGTTCGAGGCCTACGACCGACTGGAGAGCGAGAGCGCCGCGCGAGAGGCGGGCCAGATGCGCTCCGAAGGCAAGGAGTACGTCGTCTCCGACGGCGACGTGATGCTGTTCCGCTTCAACGTGTAG